Part of the Mytilus edulis chromosome 9, xbMytEdul2.2, whole genome shotgun sequence genome, TGCTGAACTATGAATAAAATTTGGtctcttgtctcattggcaatcataccacatcttttgtaTACATACAATGTAATAAACATATGGCATCAATATCTAATGCAAGATATGTTTTGTCCTTCTGTATTTATAGATTTTATGGTTAAAGACAAAACAAACTTTTGCCAAAAGTGGCAATTTTAAGTCCAAGTGGTTGATAAATGGTTCcagttgtttttatatttttggagaTCTTGTTTTGTTGTGTAGTTTCTGTCAATCATAGTTTTAAAATCTGTTGGCAGTCACTGACCATAATTCACACAAATATCCTGATTTTTGCATCagtttataatatgaaaatttgTAGAATATTGTCATGTAAGGACAACAACTCCTCCCAAAGAGCCATCTCAAAATGTAGGTACAATTGAAAAGCAAGATCTTGACACATCCTTTACATTTTTACCCCTGCCAGATGTATCTAGATTCTATAATGGTTTCAAGATATCAGACTTGCATATTACCCCAATATATATAGTCATGGCTGCAATGTATGATCAAGACACCAGAAGGACCACTAAAGTTTTCTTTGTATGGGTGAAATAGTTTCTGAGAAGACCTTAGAAAAAGTATACAACAGATGGACACCCAGTGATGGCTTAAGCTCATCAGGCTATTTAAGAACATAAGCTAGAAAAAAGCTGTCTTGGCAACATTTTGTGTTCTGGAAGACCAATACTATTCATGGTAAATGCAGAAAGGTTGAACAAGATATTTTCtttagtaagtttttttttatttcacagcaCTATCTCCATGAATCAATGTCATTTAATTTATCTTGCAGCCATAGACACCTGCCAGACACGGATCAGATTGTCTGTGTAACCAGCAAATAGGGTTTGTCCGTCTGATGACCATGCTAAAGATATACACTGTGGAGCTTGTGCTTTGGAGCTTGCTGAAATGACTTCTTGTCTGAGCTCATCAACAACGATCTTTCCTTCAAGATcctgtaaacaaaatataatcattaatacgatgaaaaagaaaatatctttttAGTACTCTAGTTTTGTAAATTTATCATAGAAGTTTACTTATATccttgataattaaaaaaaacccttgtaaatgtattttttgcgacattcatttttctttttttgtaacaAATGCGTATGAAATTTCTCGTAATTTCTGGCTGAAAAttttacatcaattttttttttcttcatttgtttaacattttgttatGCCAGCTGGTCTTTTACAGCTTACTATATTCTATTGGTTTTTGCTCATTGCTGTAGTCAGTATGTTGCCCTTTAGTTGCTAACAGCATTTTTAATTGGTCACTGGTGGTTTCTACATGTACTTGTCCAATTAGCAACCATAACACATCTACTCATTTATATTTATAGTTAAGAAGAAGTTCATACAAGAAAGGTTTAAATCAGACACCCTCATATTTGCAGGATTTTTTCATTGCTGtcaaaaaatatgtgaaaatctATAATAATTGGGTGCTCCAATATATCAAATCAGCTTAAGTTAACTTCACTTAACTTAGATGTTAGGGTTCTTGCTTAGGATTTTTGAAGGCGAGTCCAGGGACtcatcatttttagccatgacgagtccaacagcaagaagaaaatattttattgcaagATAATGTAATATTTTAGTCTCCATTTCCTTACAGAGCAatgaaataacatttaattaagataatttttaaacttttcctataaaatgatgatatttgtgttttACTGTGTtcagtttataaaatattttaatcttgATGCATCTGTGGACTCACCAGTTTTGGAAATTTAGTTTAACTAATATATCACTAAGTAAAGTtaacttcaaacttttttttaaatgctgatTCATTTTCTATTTAGATATATCTGTTTTCAAGTTTTTCACTTGTCTTGTTGCTTGCGGTCTCATTATTTAATCATCtttatttacatatttcaaaATGTGTCAAGATTATAAATCATTGAATTAATATACCTACCCATATTTTGATACTTGGACCGGTAGCAGCACAGAGCCAATATCTGTTTGGACTAAAGGTCAATGCATTAATAACATCACCACCGTCTAATGTGTACAAGTGTTTGCCTTCATTCAGATCCCATAACATAGCTTGTCCGTCCTACAATACATCAATATGTACAATTAGATTTTTCTTCCAACATGAAATCAATTTATCAAATATCAGAAATAGGTTGGTTTCTATTTAAAAACTTTAGAATAGTTTAGTGGGACTATTCTAATTTTCATATCCATTTGTATCTTAAGCTTCTAAAGTTGCCCTCATATTTGCAggattttttcatgatttttcaaataattgtgaaaaaatataatcattgggcaacaaaaaataatttaatacttTGTATAAACCCCTAAAAGTGTTTTGCATACCTAACTCTATGCACATTTATGCTTTCAACTGATATATAGTTTATAGCAGGTTTTACACCAATTGGTAGTTTAAAATCTCTTGATGTTCAAgacaaaattaatacattttcattcttgtttaggccaaaaaaaaatatatgtctgtttcctgtttcCCGACCGACCCTGACTTAAACCCCCCAACCCtagatctttttattcaaatCCGGAAAAAAATTGGTTCCGGTCCGATCCAGATCCGTATTTTACTATGCCCAAACAATCAAAATGGCTGCTCACAGCACAAATGTGCTACAATTAAGGTTTTAAAAATGTCAGCACTGGGAGGATTATTCAATTAAAGCTTCTTTAAAGGGATTAAATCATTTTGAGGTACAGGAccctaaccaaacatgacatttaaccacctgcaaaaaaaaaaaaaaaatcccgacctACCAACCCTGATTTATTTGCCTTGGAGgcaggaaacagacatatttttttttggccttatgGGAGTCCGAACAAATGGGGATTGTGTccattgtaaaatataaattccCTAACAAGTTGAACTAGGTGATCACCTTAGCAAAATAATCTTTATGCAGGTAAGCACTTATAATATTAAACTTGATATAACTTAGTCATGGTATGATACGAAAAGACTGTTTGTGTTTTGTCCAAATTCTAAAGTTCTAAATTAAGCAACTCTAAAACAGCTAgttgaaaacatgatttttttccccTTGTTTTCAGagtaatgatatatttttattttcttatcagCTAACCGAAGTGCCCTCATATTTGCAggattttttcatgattttcaaaTGATTGTGAAAAAGTATAATCATTGGGCATCACATGATAACTTTATATAGTATACCAACAATGGCCTAAAGTGTTCCGTTACTctattaaatcaaatgtattaGATCAACTGACAGTGCACccaattttacattttacaataaaTATGTTAGATTTAAAGTATTCTTTATTTCTATtcaatgttttgaattttaacCCTTTTTCAGATCAGGAATTTGCTAAATAATTTAAGCAAGACTTGATTATGTAATGTTTATGATACATGTAGATTAAATGCAATTTCtcctatagatttttttttagctgtgatGCAAAATTCACCTTTGCAACCCAActcaatatttttatcaaattaaaggaCTCCATTTTGTTCTTTCATAGGGAGAACACTTGGTATTAGAAATTGTCTGgtaaaaattttacattttacaataaaTATGTTAGATTTAAAGTATTCTTTATTTCTATTCAATGTTTGGAATTTTAACCCTTTTTCAGATCAGGAATTTGCTAAATAATTTAAGCAAGACTTGATTATGTAATGTTTATGATACATGTAGATTAAATGCAATTTCtcctatagatttttttttagctctGTGATGCAAAATTCACCTTTGCAACCTAActaatatttttatcaaattaaaggaCTCCATTTTGTTCTTTCACAGGGAGAACACTTGGTATTAGAAATTGTCTGGTAAAGTGCAAACTATTACAATTTTTGCATccatttttatcttaagtttTCACAGATACCCTCATATTTGCAGgattttttcattatatttcaaTTGATTGTGAAAAAATATAATCCTCGGGTATCATAATATCTTTATACATTCTGAAGTGTTTTTGTTCTGTACATGCTCTTGACTAATTTGGGCTTTCAACTATCAGTGTACTCCACTTTACAacctttattgttttaaaattaaatgtgtagtttatttttattttgtaggtttcaaccattttcaatttcatgttaGCATGATTATCTAATGAATGAAACAATATCAGAGAAGTAAAAGTTCATTTGCCAAACTGTGTTAATGATTATATTGAAGTGGTATATACAGCCTATAACCTAGACCACTTTAGCCAGGCTAAttagtaaaaaaaactttttgtttttcaaaacttGTATGACGCCCAACATTTTTTAACTCATCTGTGCAAATGTACACAGACATGGAAATTATTCTGAACTTTATTTTAGTGTGTAAACACTGTTGCTTGCTACAATCTCTTTCGGTGAGGCTtgtgttttaagaaaaaaattgaaatctacATGCTTATTTTCTTGAACATAATGTCATCTAGCGGTTACTTAAACATGTTACCTCATATAAATTAATAGTTTCATGAAAATCAATAGctaatacatgtaatgtaataaTCATTGGTAACACAATCAAAAGTATCTGTATCTCATAACACTATATGATATCTTAATTATAAGTATGAAAATTTCAATTATTCCTGATTTATTTATGTGGAAGTTGACCTAAGTTCGCAAAATTGATAGCACATTTGTGAAAAATACAACCCCTTGGAGTCAGGTCAgtgttttttaaaattcattcacAATGTCATACAAACCTTTCCACCAGATGCACACAGAGAGCCATCAGGAGAAACAGTAACAGTATTAAGGTAACCAGTATGTCCAATATGGTTGGTTTTTAGTTTACAGTTAGTCAAATTCCAAACCTGTAAtacaaaaaaaccaacattacTGTAGTGTAATACTAAGATCAGTTGTCtggaataaagaaaacataatatGTCCCTGTATTTCTATGTtttcaaaaggtcaaacacaATTGAAATTGGTAGCAAtctataaatttttgaaaacaaaataaaaatgaatttgaaaccAAAGCTTTTATGAAAAGTCTGTGATCAATATTTAAGATTTATTTGAAACTTCAACTTAATTAATGAATGGAATTCTTACCTTAACATGTTTGTCCCATCCACATGAAACAATAATTGGATTGGCAGTATTTGGTGAAAATCTAACACAGGATACCCAATCACTATGGCCTTCATCCTGTAGATTAGTAAATTTAAAAGATTATTTCATATATCAgccattttaaaatataaacatttataaatcagGCCATTATGTTACGATTTCATTAGATACTATAGGTTTTGGCATCAAGTCAATTTAGGGCTTGAGTAACAGAGTTGGCAGCACCAAGGCCTCATTTTAAGAAATTTGTAAGTCAAGAGAACATTACTGCAGGGTTGCTTGTTTTACCTCATAATTTGAGTAGTTTCATGTTGATCAATagctaatacatgtatatttcataatCATTGGTAAAACAGAACAAGAGGACTGATGAGAGAATTCACTACAAATTTAGACATAACTTCACTCCATCATAAAATTACACATTACTAAGAGTACAACATTTTGGCTTGAAACACCATATCcagaattttgttttgttgtttttagaGTCTGAGTACAAATCCTTTTGGCCTATAAATATCACACTTGAAACTCTGAATATTACATTGTACCTTTCATGCAAAAATAACATCTGAATGTGTCAATTATATCATAGACTTCAATATCAGATTATTGAATGCTGTGTGCGTGTACAAAGTAATTATTGTGTTAAGTACCTGAATGGTGTATTTACAGACACCAAGGGTATTCCACAGTTTGATAGATTTGTCTCTGGATCCAGAAACAATCTGTCTGTTGTCAGCAGAGAAAGCTACACTGAGGACATCTTTGTCGTGGTTGTCAAACAAACGGGTTGTTGTTCCTCTAAAAAGTACCATAGTGAAAATTAATGCTACATCATTTTTACCTGTACATTGTATGTAGTATGGGAATGATATCAAACTCAAATATTAACAATGTGTTCAcactacacacacaaaaaaagtttccaattcagaaattaatgcaagGTTTTTAATAATGGGGAAAATGCAACACATTTTAAACGCAATAATTTTAACTcgcatttgaaatatttgatatgaattaaaCCGAATTTTTCTCAAaaccttaaaaattaaaatcgcattttaagtctaaaataacaaaaacgcaataataaatgcaccaatagtttctgaatttacagtagatgCAGTAAAAGATGTTATGCATTAGAGGTAATTTGACATTTATGGCATTTTTGTTCATTTAGTTTCTTATTGTACTACTTAAGCTTTGTCAAGTCAATTTTATGAAAACTTTGAAAGAACATTTAATCAGATAATCAAAAAGCCTTACGCTCCAAGATCCCACAAACGTAGAGTCTTGTCCCATGATCCAGACAAAGCAAACTGGCCATCAGATGACATGACTACATCTGATACAAAGTGACCATGACCTCTTAAACATCTGAGTGGTAAACCATAATTTGTCTCGTCTCTGGTCAATTTCCACATAATCAAGGTCTTGTCTGAAAATAAGAATTGTTGAAATTCAAAAGAAGACAATGACTGGctacatatataatacatatatccTGCCCTATAATTTGTTGTCAACCTTTATACAAACGTTCACAGTTCTAttctcaaataaataataaacaagaatgtgtccacagtacacggatgccccactcgcactatcattttctatgtttaggccgagaaaaaaaagatcagtgtttccggtaacccgaccgaccctgttttttagccccgaccctaacttttttattggatcttccaaaaaaaaaaaaaaaaatttatcaaccgaccctgtttttgacacaggcttctgatagatgacataatattttttctctcttgcttcctcttgcatagaaagccagtcatagaaagccagtaaaacattttattaatgtcaaaaggtattccaaataggttaaaatccaagaaatttgcacagcaggtgcttcaaaaacattgcaaatggcacacttccggtttttgaaactaattacggatccgAACTTGgaaaaaaacatgataattttccggatttcatttacgatgtcaaaaaaaaaaaaaaaaagaaaaaaaaaaagaattccgacctacctaccctattttttaaaatgatgttaccggaaacacatatcttttttttttggccttagtggaccgtgaaattggaataaattctctaatttggcattaaaattagaatgatctaatcaaagggaacatgtatactaagtttcaagttgattgtggacttctactttatcaaaaactaccttgaccaaaaactttaacctgaaatttgcactatcattttctatgttcagtgaaccataaaattggggtcaaaactataatttggcatttaaattagaaagatcatatcatagggcacatgtatactaagtttcaagttgattggacttcaactattggacttcaacttcatcaaaaactaccttgaccaaaaactttaacgattggacttcaacttcatcaaaaactaccttgaccaaaaactttaacctgaaatttgcactatcattttctatgttcagtgaaccgtaaaattggggccAAAACTATAATtgggcatttaaattagaaagatcatatcatagggcacatgtatactaagtttcaagttgattggacttcaacttcatcaaaaactaccttgaccaaaaactttaacctgaagcgggacagacggacgaacgaacgaacagacagacgaacggacgcacagatcagaaaacataatgcccctctactatcgtaggtggggcataaaaaataatcaGACATACTGACCTAATTAATTATAAACTAATTTCAATACTTTtcctttttattacaaaattgtttatattGACACTTTATACCTGTAGTGCAGTCTTCACcattagtcaaaataattatgatgtcttgaaatatattttattttttgctttgtaGCCTTTCTGGCATGGGATGTCATATATGCccaacttattttttttagtaagaCTTTTAAAAACGTTTTACTGATTTCTTCTATATAGACACTTTGAAATTCATTTTAGgagtataaaataatatatttgttttccaaaCTCTAAATTTTGATGgacatgaatttaaatataaatcaaacaTCCCGAAAAGATTGTGCGTCATATATTATTCTGAGTTTGgtgcaaataaatattttatagtaCTCTTCTAATTATATACATAGGGAAATTAGCTTACGGCGCAGTCCGGTGTATCCATGCACCTAAGACTTATGACTTCATttcattcaactgataaaaccaataaATGGATAATATTGGGTGAACACattcataacatacttttattttataaaatcttctgtttgtatggtttcacccaagattttgtgtaatgcgTGTCCAAAATTAGGGAAACCCCTGTTCTGAGATTTCCTC contains:
- the LOC139488608 gene encoding small ribosomal subunit protein RACK1, whose product is MAEQMTLRGTLQGHGGWVTQIATTPQYPDMVLSSSRDKTLIMWKLTRDETNYGLPLRCLRGHGHFVSDVVMSSDGQFALSGSWDKTLRLWDLGAGTTTRLFDNHDKDVLSVAFSADNRQIVSGSRDKSIKLWNTLGVCKYTIQDEGHSDWVSCVRFSPNTANPIIVSCGWDKHVKVWNLTNCKLKTNHIGHTGYLNTVTVSPDGSLCASGGKDGQAMLWDLNEGKHLYTLDGGDVINALTFSPNRYWLCAATGPSIKIWDLEGKIVVDELRQEVISASSKAQAPQCISLAWSSDGQTLFAGYTDNLIRVWQVSMAAR